A window from Pokkaliibacter sp. MBI-7 encodes these proteins:
- the rfbG gene encoding CDP-glucose 4,6-dehydratase, protein MGISPVANPRFWQGKRVLVTGHTGFKGSWLTLWLARMGAQVTGIALSAEPQSLFVAADIKSLCHDITVDIRDLNSVTSAVRQAEPDIVFHLAAQALVRESYRDPVNTSSTNVQGTVNVLEALRACPSVQTILCITTDKVYHNREWAWPYREQDTLGGHDIYSASKAACELMVAAYRTSFFAEQGVALATARAGNVIGGGDWSADRLIPDAIRAWSQGEVVDIRRPDAVRPWQHVLDCLNAYLIYAEHLSDKTDSPLSLNFGPDAADVASVREVISRAGAIFTDARYHFHEQPEGPHEAGLLVLDPSLARQSLGVSNHWPLAQTLDRTMQWYKGFFAGESARALCDSDIAAMEAECHL, encoded by the coding sequence ATGGGCATAAGCCCTGTTGCTAATCCCCGTTTCTGGCAAGGCAAACGTGTTCTCGTCACCGGTCATACGGGTTTTAAAGGGAGCTGGCTGACATTATGGCTTGCTCGTATGGGCGCGCAGGTGACAGGCATCGCTCTGAGCGCCGAGCCGCAGAGCCTGTTTGTTGCCGCCGATATCAAGTCTCTTTGTCACGATATCACCGTGGATATTCGTGATCTGAACTCAGTAACAAGCGCGGTGAGGCAGGCTGAGCCAGATATCGTTTTTCATCTTGCAGCACAGGCATTGGTGCGTGAGAGTTACCGCGACCCGGTCAACACTAGCAGTACGAATGTACAGGGTACCGTTAATGTACTTGAGGCGCTGCGAGCCTGTCCTTCTGTTCAGACAATTCTTTGTATTACTACCGATAAGGTATATCACAACCGTGAATGGGCATGGCCTTATCGTGAACAGGACACCCTAGGTGGTCACGACATTTATAGCGCCAGTAAAGCCGCATGTGAGCTTATGGTGGCGGCGTATCGAACGTCATTCTTTGCTGAGCAAGGTGTGGCACTGGCCACCGCCCGCGCAGGGAATGTGATAGGTGGCGGCGACTGGTCTGCTGACCGGCTTATTCCTGATGCAATCCGAGCGTGGAGCCAGGGGGAGGTTGTCGATATTCGCCGGCCTGATGCAGTAAGACCCTGGCAGCATGTGCTGGATTGCCTCAATGCTTATCTGATTTATGCCGAACATTTAAGCGACAAAACTGACTCTCCTTTATCGTTGAATTTTGGGCCGGATGCAGCCGATGTGGCGAGCGTTCGGGAAGTGATTTCTCGTGCTGGTGCGATTTTTACTGATGCGCGCTATCACTTTCACGAGCAGCCAGAAGGCCCGCACGAAGCAGGTTTGCTTGTACTTGACCCATCACTTGCGAGGCAATCATTGGGCGTGTCTAACCATTGGCCTCTGGCGCAAACACTTGATCGTACAATGCAGTGGTATAAGGGTTTTTTTGCAGGTGAGTCCGCGCGCGCTTTATGTGATTCCGACATTGCGGCGATGGAGGCAGAATGCCATCTCTAA